In a genomic window of Piliocolobus tephrosceles isolate RC106 chromosome 1, ASM277652v3, whole genome shotgun sequence:
- the MRPS15 gene encoding 28S ribosomal protein S15, mitochondrial: MLRVAWRALSLIRTQAPVFGLPGGGSARFPFNQRGLQPRSLLLQAARGYVIQKPAQPGQDDDPPPSTLLKDYQNVPGIEKVDDVVKRLLSLEMANKKEMLKMKQEQLMKKIDANPEDTRSLEARIVALSVKIRSYEEHMQKHRKDKAHKRYLLMSIDQRKKMLKNLRNTNYDVFEKICRELGIEYTFPPLYYRRAHRRFVTKKALCIRVFQETQKLKKQKRALKAAAAAEKQAKQRNPDSPAKAGPDTLKDSQ; this comes from the exons ATGCTCAGGGTCGCGTGGAGGGCGCTGAGTTTGATTCGGACCCAGGCCCCAGTGTTCGGGCTGCCGGGCGGTGGGAGCGCCAGGTTTCCTTTCAACCAGCGGGGCCTGCAGCCTCGAA GTCTCCTCCTCCAGGCCGCGCGCGGATATGTCATCCAGAAACCAG cccagcctgggcaggatGATGACCCACCTCCTTCTACACTGCTCAAAGACTACCAGAATGTCCCTGGAATTGAGAA GGTTGATGATGTCGTGAAAAGACTCTTGTCTTTGGAAATGGCCAACAAG AAGGAGATGCTAAAAATGAAGCAAGAACAGTTGATGAAGAAGATTGATGCAAACCCGGAGGACACCAGATCCCTGGAGGCTCGAA TTGTTGCCTTGTCCGTCAAGATCCGCAGTTACGAAGAACACATGCAGAAACATCGAAAG GACAAAGCCCACAAACGCTATCTGCTGATGAGCATTGACCAGAGGAAAAAGATGCTCAAAAACCTCCGTAACACCAACTATGATGTCTTTGAGAAGATATGCAGGGAGCTGGGGATTGAGTACACCTTCCCCCCTCTGTATTACCGAAGAGCCCACCGCCGATTCGTGACCAAGAAGGCTCTGTGCATTCGG GTTTTCCAGGAGACTCAAAAGCTGAAGAAGCAGAAAAGAGCCTTAAAGGCTGCAGCAGCAGCCGAAAAACAAGCAAAGCAGAGGAACCCAGACAGCCCTGCCAAAGCTGGACCAGACACACTCAAAGACAGCCAATAA